The window CAGCTGGCTCCGCCGGCGTGTCCGAATGTGCTACTGGAAGCAGTGGCGCCGGGCGCGAACAAAGGTGGGGAAACTGTTGGCATTGGGAACACGCAAACGCGAGGCGATCTTGACGGCGATCAGTCGCAAAAGCTACTGGCACCTGTCGAAATCCCTCGCGACACAGACCGGAATGACGAATGCGTGGCTTGCAAGCCAAGGATTGCTTTCCATCCGCGATCTGTGGATGAAAGCGCATGGCTATGCGTGAGTGAGACTTCTCGTGTGCTCCATCATCGTGAACCGCCCTGTGCGGACCCGCATGCAGAGGTGGTGTGGGGGCCGGAGGTTAGACGCCTCCGGCTACCCGATTAGGTGCCGCTCCTTCACCATGCACGCATTCGGAACAGTCGCCCTTGTTCACTCTCATCGTGCAAAGACACGACAATCTCGTCCGTATTGAATACAGCTGTATCATCGTCGGGCCGCAATGGCAGGTCCGAGTCGATCAGCGTGATGATGGGTTGAAGGCCCAAGTCGGCATACCGGCGAATGACTGTCAGCAGACTCTCTTTCTTGCGATCATCGAGGGACTCGAACACGCCGTCGTGGTAAACGAAGCGCGGGAACATGTCGCTTAGGTGGGCTCGCAGGATCGCCAAGTCAAAGGCGATACACAACAGTTTGCGATACGTATGACCAAGGTCGGCGCTAGTCGCATTGCCTGACTCATCAAGGATTTCCGCCTTGAACTCTAGATGCCCGGCTTGATTGGGCGATACGCTCA is drawn from Candidatus Eisenbacteria bacterium and contains these coding sequences:
- a CDS encoding group II intron reverse transcriptase/maturase, which produces SWLRRRVRMCYWKQWRRARTKVGKLLALGTRKREAILTAISRKSYWHLSKSLATQTGMTNAWLASQGLLSIRDLWMKAHGYA